From a single Osmerus mordax isolate fOsmMor3 chromosome 14, fOsmMor3.pri, whole genome shotgun sequence genomic region:
- the si:ch73-290k24.6 gene encoding WW domain-binding protein 1 — protein MDPEKTLTFCLGVTAEEMTISLQGPEGTEAKVTVSPKAPVIGTISKGVKYPGKGSQPMISPKHCPGINNSPGYLCETGHCCGETGCCTYYYELWWFWLLWTVLILFSCCCAYRHRRAKLRMQQQQRQREISLIAYHGACNYPSSMLDLSFLASFKLPSYEEVAAQPSTPPPPYSSVFGLQGGGATSSYPHPYGQHPQPPCPPYLSQRAGPSGMTSSQSSDNYTSCSCESCSLTSPSSTSFSVQVTDETDDSSLASTPSEATVHCLPLLVLSDRLGATPERRGEEQSPKPTPSPPKHTLFSSDVAFFEHHSHSEDGEKEEEEEEEEEENEDHFRHRRLTGDSGIEVCRCQVKRVKEVDEEGEEGKEEEGKKDEEEGEEAGFLHDSVDCSLRAQAVIPSQLPDERAMQCGPASSSAILRGRDSVITVESS, from the exons ATGGATCCAGAGAAAACCTTGACGTTCTGCCTCGGAGTGACGGCGGAGGAG ATGACCATCTCTCTGCAGGGGCCCGAGGGCACGGAAGCAAAG GTAACCGTTTCTCCAAAGGCCCCTGTCATAGGAACCATCAGCAAG GGGGTGAAGTACCCGGGCAAAGGCAGTCAGCCTATGATCAGTCCTAAACACTGTCCAGGAATCAACAACAGCCCAGGGTACCTGTGTGAGACTGGACACTGCTGTGGAGAAACAGGCTGCTGCACCTACTACTACGAGCTCTGGT GGTTCTGGCTGCTGTGGACGGTTCTGATCCTGTTCAGCTGCTGCTGTGCGTACCGGCACCGCAGGGCCAAGCTCCgcatgcagcagcagcagagacagagagagatcagcCTGATCGCCTACCATGGAGCGTGCAATTACCCTAGCTCTATGCTGGACCTCA GTTTCTTGGCCTCCTTCAAGCTGCCGTCCTATGAGGAAGTGGcggcccagcccagcaccccgccccctccctacAGCTCTGTGTTCGGCCTGCAGGGAGGGGGCGCCACCTCCTCGTACCCCCACCCCTACGGccagcacccccagcctccctgccccccctaccTGTCTCAACGGGCCGGCCCCAGCGGAATGACTTCTTCCCAGAGCTCTGACAACTACACCAGCTGCTCCTGTGAGTCCTGCTCCCTCACGTCCCCCTCGAGCACCTCCTTCTCCGTCCAAGTGACAGACGAGACGGATGACAGCAGCCTCGCCTCCACCCCCAGCGAGGCTACAG tccaTTGCCTCCCCCTGCTTGTCCTCTCCGACCGACTGGGAGCGACACCAGagcggagaggggaggagcagagccCCAAGCCCACCCCGTCGCCCCCTAAACACACCCTTTTCTCCTCTGACGTGGCCTTCTTTGAGCACCACAGCCACTCGGAAGAtggggaaaaggaggaagaggaggaggaagaggaggaggaaaacgaGGACCACTTCCGTCACCGTCGACTGACCGGGGACTCGGGCATAGAGGTATGCCGGTGCCAGGTTAAGCGGGTGAaagaggtggatgaggagggcgaggaagggaaggaggaggagggaaagaaggatgaagaagaaggagaggaggcggggttTCTCCACGACAGCGTAGACTGTTCCCTTCGAGCACAGGCCGTCATCCCATCACAGCTCCCCGATGAGCGAGCCATGCAGTGcggccccgcctcctcctctgccatcCTCAGGGGCAGGGACTCTGTCATTACCGTGGAGTCATCATAA